One part of the Primulina tabacum isolate GXHZ01 unplaced genomic scaffold, ASM2559414v2 Contig946, whole genome shotgun sequence genome encodes these proteins:
- the LOC142535339 gene encoding ras-related protein Rab7-like, with product MPSRRRALLKVIILGDSGVGKTSLMNQYVNKKFSIQYKATIGADFLTKEVQFEDRLFTLQIWDTAGQERFQSLGVAFYRGADCCVLVYDVNVLKSFDNLNNWREEFLIQASPSDPDNFPFVVIGNKIDVDGGNSRVVSEKKARAWCASKGNIPYFETSAKEGTNIEEAFQVIAKNALKSGEEEEMYLPDTIDVASGRQQRSGGCEC from the exons ATGCCATCTCGTAGAAGAGCGCTTCTCAAAGTCATCATTCTCGGCGACAGCGG GGTGGGAAAGACCTCTTTGATGAATCA ATATGTAAATAAGAAATTTAGCATCCAATACAAGGCCACTATTGGGGCAGATTTTCTGACCAAGGAAGTTCAGTTTGAGGACCGACTCTTTACTTTACAG ATATGGGATACAGCTGGCCAAGAAAGATTTCAAAGTCTTGGGGTTGCATTTTACCGTGGTGCTGATTGCTGTGTGCTTGTCTATGATGTCAATGTACTTAAATCATTTGATAATCTCAACAACTGGAGAGAAGAATTTCTTATTCAG GCAAGTCCATCAGATCCAGATAATTTTCCATTTGTTGTGATTGGCAATAAGATCGATGTGGATGGTGGAAATAGCAGAGTG GTATCTGAGAAAAAGGCTCGGGCTTGGTGTGCCTCAAAAGGGAACATTCCCTACTTCGAGACTTCTGCCAAGGAAGGCACCAATATTGAGGAGGCTTTCCAGGTCATTGCGAAGAATGCCTTGAAGAGtggtgaagaagaagaaat GTACTTACCCGACACGATTGACGTTGCAAGTGGCCGTCAGCAGAGGTCAGGTGGATGCGAGTGCTGA